A stretch of the Janthinobacterium sp. 64 genome encodes the following:
- a CDS encoding TraB/VirB10 family protein: protein MRIMPALKSFTARLTPRQQQYLAAVSIVTACIGVLWAVLAYSESGSPAKQLPKATDKRTTVNVDSPNMMVPGQISPEDQWVGNAGKKLAQYDSDKETQDKINSDRKAVEAALLKRLADLEVKTAATAEQSPPPAPPAPITPPIPQPSAPGPLQYPPGTPPGGNAPPGPPATDVASGNTGAMRPSEPPETHAPMIRVSLSAESDTSGSTGSTGEIGANGRKTANTLDDFLPVGILPGELLGGIDAPTGGQAQSNPLPALIKISAAAILPNQFRADVKECFVVASGYGDISSERAYLRTDVLSCIRYDRSVVEVKIEGNIFGEDGNLGLRGTLVSKQGQLLANSLRAGIVSGIGQGFAQGNSSFTTSPFGTLSTTTGGTGDQFRRGIGSGMGSALNNLANYYIRLAEQTFPVIEVHAGRKVDVVLTRGVRIPARPMSRSDADQQDRIGLAEGNRGNSNEDAD, encoded by the coding sequence ATGCGCATCATGCCAGCATTGAAATCGTTCACGGCACGGCTGACGCCCAGGCAGCAGCAGTACCTGGCCGCGGTTAGCATCGTGACGGCCTGCATTGGCGTCCTGTGGGCGGTATTGGCCTATTCCGAGTCCGGCAGCCCGGCCAAGCAGCTCCCCAAGGCGACAGACAAGCGCACCACCGTCAACGTGGATAGTCCCAACATGATGGTGCCGGGCCAGATCTCGCCGGAAGATCAATGGGTCGGCAACGCCGGCAAGAAACTGGCGCAATATGACAGCGACAAGGAAACGCAGGACAAAATCAACAGCGACCGCAAGGCCGTCGAAGCGGCCTTGCTCAAGCGGCTGGCCGATCTGGAAGTAAAGACGGCCGCGACAGCGGAACAGAGCCCGCCACCAGCGCCGCCCGCGCCCATCACGCCGCCCATTCCCCAGCCATCGGCGCCGGGTCCGTTGCAGTACCCTCCTGGCACGCCACCGGGAGGCAACGCACCGCCAGGGCCACCCGCCACCGACGTAGCCAGTGGCAACACCGGCGCAATGCGGCCAAGCGAGCCGCCGGAGACACACGCTCCGATGATCCGCGTGTCCCTCAGCGCCGAGTCAGATACCAGTGGGAGTACTGGATCCACCGGCGAGATCGGGGCCAACGGGAGAAAGACGGCGAACACGCTGGACGACTTCCTGCCAGTCGGCATCCTGCCAGGGGAACTGCTTGGCGGGATCGATGCGCCGACGGGCGGCCAGGCCCAAAGCAATCCGCTACCGGCACTCATTAAAATTTCAGCTGCGGCCATCTTGCCGAATCAGTTCCGCGCGGACGTCAAGGAGTGCTTTGTGGTTGCCTCCGGGTATGGCGACATCAGTTCCGAACGCGCGTACCTGCGCACCGACGTGCTCTCCTGCATCCGCTACGACCGCTCGGTGGTCGAAGTCAAAATCGAGGGCAACATCTTTGGAGAGGATGGCAACCTGGGGCTGCGCGGCACGCTCGTCTCCAAACAGGGCCAATTGCTGGCCAATAGCCTGCGTGCAGGCATCGTCAGCGGTATCGGCCAGGGCTTCGCCCAAGGCAACAGCTCATTCACGACTTCGCCGTTTGGCACCCTGTCGACGACGACCGGTGGCACCGGCGACCAGTTCCGCCGCGGCATTGGCAGTGGCATGGGGAGCGCGCTCAACAACCTGGCCAATTACTACATCCGGCTGGCCGAACAGACGTTTCCAGTCATCGAGGTGCATGCGGGCCGCAAAGTGGATGTGGTGCTGACCCGCGGCGTGCGCATTCCCGCCCGGCCAATGTCGCGCAGCGACGCGGACCAGCAGGATCGGATCGGCCTTGCCGAGGGCAATAGAGGAAATTCCAATGAAGACGCTGACTAG
- a CDS encoding type-F conjugative transfer system secretin TraK, with translation MENRIRPLAWLLLGLVELPAWAVQTREARDGATIEAVIAAHEPTRIRIEGGKIIDVVGNIYSSSNCAPKPADASLPVAPGTGAAVNPGGQLTLACDLAKGEIYIQPVGTSAKAINLFVSSATATYTLRLNRAEVPADTIVISDKSARRQVKAANATGPAPARSATFIRSLKSMLMFMASEQVPDDVRMEERDEARLLWAEADMKLIRQFEGRGLIGETYALKNITGAPLVLAEQEFDRDDGDVLAVAIDNLNLRPNESTRVYVIRAEE, from the coding sequence ATGGAAAACCGGATACGGCCACTGGCGTGGCTGCTGCTGGGGCTCGTTGAGCTGCCCGCCTGGGCCGTACAGACCAGAGAGGCCAGGGACGGCGCCACCATCGAGGCGGTCATCGCCGCACATGAACCGACGCGCATCCGCATCGAGGGCGGCAAGATCATCGACGTCGTCGGCAACATCTACTCGAGCAGCAACTGTGCTCCCAAACCTGCCGACGCCAGCCTGCCCGTCGCGCCAGGCACCGGCGCCGCAGTCAATCCCGGCGGCCAGCTGACGCTCGCCTGCGACCTGGCCAAAGGCGAAATCTATATTCAGCCGGTAGGCACTTCGGCCAAGGCGATCAACCTGTTTGTCTCTTCCGCCACGGCCACCTACACCTTGCGCCTGAACCGCGCGGAGGTGCCTGCGGACACCATCGTGATATCGGACAAGTCGGCCAGACGCCAAGTCAAGGCAGCCAATGCCACTGGCCCGGCGCCGGCGAGGTCCGCCACATTCATCCGTTCCCTGAAATCGATGCTGATGTTCATGGCTTCCGAGCAGGTGCCCGATGACGTCCGGATGGAAGAGCGTGACGAAGCGCGCCTGCTGTGGGCGGAAGCAGACATGAAACTCATCCGACAGTTTGAAGGCCGCGGCCTCATCGGCGAGACCTACGCACTCAAAAACATCACCGGCGCGCCACTGGTGCTCGCAGAACAGGAATTTGACCGAGACGATGGCGATGTCCTGGCCGTCGCCATCGACAACCTCAACTTGCGCCCGAATGAGAGCACGCGGGTCTACGTCATCCGGGCAGAGGAGTGA
- the traE gene encoding type IV conjugative transfer system protein TraE translates to MKLETYQDDLGALRRRVFDQRLAIGILSVCLMLALTIIVRIAGTERTVIVPPAINKTFWIEDGKASNDYLVQMSGYIAYLMLDVTPKSIEWKKDMLLSWCLPENAGSIKTRQDLEAARLKKLNASTYFQMQQLVPDEETQSVTMTGYLKTQVNGANTSDSLKTYRADFVFRGARVHLKDFKELNDGKPDTATGVAAAGAR, encoded by the coding sequence GTGAAACTGGAAACCTATCAGGATGACCTGGGCGCACTACGCCGCCGCGTGTTCGACCAGCGCCTGGCCATTGGCATCCTTTCCGTCTGCCTGATGCTGGCGTTGACCATCATTGTCCGCATCGCCGGCACCGAACGCACCGTCATCGTGCCGCCGGCGATCAATAAAACATTTTGGATCGAGGACGGCAAGGCCAGCAACGACTATCTGGTGCAGATGTCCGGCTATATCGCCTACCTGATGCTGGACGTCACGCCGAAGTCGATCGAATGGAAGAAGGACATGTTGCTCAGCTGGTGCCTGCCGGAGAACGCCGGCAGCATCAAGACACGCCAGGATCTGGAGGCGGCAAGGCTGAAAAAGCTCAACGCGAGCACCTACTTCCAGATGCAGCAGCTGGTACCGGACGAAGAAACGCAATCGGTCACGATGACCGGCTACCTCAAAACGCAGGTGAACGGGGCCAATACCTCCGACAGCCTCAAGACCTACCGTGCGGACTTTGTCTTCCGCGGCGCGCGCGTGCATTTGAAAGATTTTAAGGAGTTGAACGATGGAAAACCGGATACGGCCACTGGCGTGGCTGCTGCTGGGGCTCGTTGA
- the traL gene encoding type IV conjugative transfer system protein TraL, which produces MQADTYIPRRLDDQWKIGLWDFDVAFPVLLSVFVGYLASSKLGFFLAVCAGVAVSRWLSRKKADKHPAFVLHWAYWYLPVSPLTSMRATPPSHIRKMVG; this is translated from the coding sequence ATGCAAGCCGATACCTATATTCCCCGGCGGCTGGACGACCAATGGAAGATAGGCCTCTGGGACTTTGATGTCGCATTTCCCGTCCTCCTTTCCGTCTTTGTCGGCTATCTGGCCAGCAGCAAACTTGGATTTTTTCTCGCGGTCTGCGCCGGCGTCGCCGTGTCGCGCTGGCTCAGCCGCAAAAAAGCAGACAAGCATCCAGCCTTTGTCCTGCACTGGGCGTACTGGTATCTGCCTGTCAGTCCGCTGACGTCCATGCGCGCAACCCCGCCCTCACATATCCGCAAGATGGTCGGGTAG
- a CDS encoding OmpA family protein gives MQHIAQLHYGTQALYGLCIAPACPARTPKTLARQEARLGVLAQTTIAADAAQTSAAAPVETGAESDTGLFDAAELSVYFAPGSSRLDSAARHALQRFLTLVKPGSRMHIAGRTDNTGTPALNDAIAHQRAATVERYLRRHLHVTAVQFEVESGGACCYATANATEGGRQNNRRVELSLIADPPRQAQR, from the coding sequence ATGCAGCACATCGCCCAGCTGCACTACGGTACGCAGGCGCTCTACGGCCTGTGCATCGCACCGGCATGCCCTGCGCGCACGCCCAAGACGCTGGCAAGGCAGGAGGCGCGCCTTGGAGTGTTGGCCCAAACCACGATAGCGGCAGACGCCGCGCAGACATCTGCTGCAGCGCCGGTGGAAACCGGTGCAGAAAGCGACACGGGCTTGTTCGATGCCGCCGAACTATCGGTGTACTTTGCACCGGGCTCCTCGCGGCTCGATAGTGCGGCCCGACACGCTCTCCAGCGATTTCTGACGCTGGTGAAGCCTGGGAGCCGAATGCATATCGCGGGCAGAACCGACAACACCGGTACACCGGCATTGAACGATGCCATCGCCCACCAGCGCGCGGCCACGGTCGAACGGTATCTGCGCCGCCATCTGCACGTGACTGCGGTTCAGTTTGAGGTGGAAAGCGGCGGCGCCTGCTGCTACGCCACCGCCAATGCGACCGAAGGCGGCCGCCAGAACAATCGGCGCGTTGAGCTCAGTCTCATTGCCGATCCACCTCGGCAGGCGCAGCGATGA
- a CDS encoding lytic transglycosylase domain-containing protein: MQSLLSFAALSCALLPCAAHACWDDAGRQYSISPALLFSVAQAESSLNPRAVNRTHFHVTHTVDIGYMGINTNSTMLKNLGLSEDDLYNPCKNIHAGARILREKFQRFNVTWEAIGAYNASCVKLAPAACQEARKRYAWRVYGFLTNTKAPPVRRSPPAAKRNTLNNARSEPVVPVPAALVSVSLS, translated from the coding sequence ATGCAATCGCTCCTGTCATTCGCTGCTCTTTCTTGCGCACTACTGCCATGTGCCGCGCATGCCTGCTGGGACGATGCCGGCCGCCAGTACAGCATCTCTCCCGCACTGCTGTTCAGCGTGGCCCAGGCTGAATCGTCCCTGAATCCGCGTGCCGTGAACCGCACGCATTTCCATGTCACTCATACAGTCGACATTGGCTACATGGGAATCAATACGAACAGCACCATGCTGAAAAACCTGGGCCTGAGCGAAGACGACTTGTACAACCCCTGCAAGAACATCCATGCCGGCGCCCGCATACTGCGCGAGAAATTCCAGCGTTTTAATGTCACCTGGGAGGCCATCGGGGCCTACAACGCATCATGCGTCAAGCTTGCACCAGCAGCGTGCCAGGAAGCACGCAAACGGTATGCCTGGCGCGTATATGGCTTCCTCACCAACACCAAGGCGCCACCGGTACGCCGCTCCCCACCAGCTGCCAAGCGCAACACCCTCAACAACGCGCGTTCCGAACCGGTAGTGCCGGTGCCGGCCGCGCTTGTCTCAGTGAGTTTGTCATGA